A single genomic interval of Aerosakkonema funiforme FACHB-1375 harbors:
- a CDS encoding nuclear transport factor 2 family protein, with protein MRHPLNLLKGISQHFPLLVLLTLSLSTGWTSARAATPDTAPPELKNAISQIDAAANSRNVQAVMQFFSPNFTHSDGLNRQSMEKTLTQLWQLYPQLNYRTELVSWESQGGRIVAETVTKITGTQPVQGRDWTFNSTIRSRQGFENQKIVSQEILSEQTQLASGQKPPTLDVRLPAQVRTNQEYNLDVIVKEPLGDDLLVGTALQEPVKADKYINNSPIELEGLDAGGIFKVGRAPAQEGKYWISTVLIRADGMTVYTQRLPVVNGTGRNVSPNRPSSSSGS; from the coding sequence ATGCGTCACCCTCTAAATTTACTCAAAGGCATTTCCCAACATTTTCCTCTACTTGTTCTGCTAACGCTGAGCTTATCGACTGGGTGGACAAGCGCCCGCGCAGCGACTCCCGACACCGCACCCCCCGAATTGAAAAACGCCATATCCCAAATAGATGCCGCCGCCAATAGCCGCAACGTTCAGGCTGTCATGCAGTTCTTCAGTCCGAATTTTACCCATTCCGATGGCTTAAATCGTCAGAGTATGGAAAAAACGCTTACCCAACTCTGGCAGCTCTACCCCCAGCTTAATTACCGCACGGAACTTGTATCTTGGGAATCTCAAGGCGGCAGGATTGTCGCAGAAACAGTCACTAAAATTACCGGTACTCAGCCAGTACAAGGAAGAGACTGGACTTTTAACTCGACAATTCGATCGCGCCAAGGCTTTGAAAACCAAAAAATTGTCAGCCAAGAAATTCTCAGCGAACAAACTCAGCTCGCCTCCGGTCAAAAGCCACCCACACTTGATGTTAGATTACCCGCACAAGTCCGTACAAATCAGGAATATAACCTTGATGTGATAGTCAAAGAGCCGCTAGGTGATGATTTGCTGGTGGGAACAGCTTTGCAAGAACCCGTCAAAGCGGATAAATATATTAACAACAGTCCGATCGAGTTAGAAGGATTGGATGCAGGCGGTATTTTTAAGGTGGGTCGCGCACCCGCCCAGGAAGGTAAATACTGGATTTCAACCGTTTTGATCCGAGCCGATGGTATGACTGTCTATACACAACGTTTACCTGTTGTCAATGGCACTGGCAGAAACGTATCTCCCAACCGTCCCTCCTCTAGTTCTGGAAGTTAG
- the murG gene encoding undecaprenyldiphospho-muramoylpentapeptide beta-N-acetylglucosaminyltransferase — protein MLTDKQNLDRQVASPEGSPKASPRLLIAASGTGGHLFPALAVAEQLPDYQIEWLGVPNRLEKQLVPSQYPLNTIALEGFQQRFGLGTLRIVARFANSILVCRKLLKQGNFNGVFTTGGYIAAPAIIAARSLGLPAILHEANALPGKVTRFLSPLCSTVAVGFEVAAKYLKRAKTIYTNTPVRSQFLSPQKLDLPIPENVPLIVVFGGSQGAVALNQLVRECASTWFDAGAWVVHQTGDKDPDAATLEHPQYIQVPFYDNMAGLLQRANLAISRAGAGSLTELAVTGTPAILIPYPFAAEDHQFFNASVFKDAGAGLIFRQSELTAEVLKGEVLSLLQAPDKLQKMADAAASLAVKDSADRLANLVRQLIN, from the coding sequence ATGCTAACTGACAAACAGAATTTGGATCGACAAGTGGCTTCCCCAGAAGGATCGCCCAAGGCGTCGCCGCGACTGCTAATTGCTGCCAGCGGTACTGGCGGACATCTATTTCCGGCTCTAGCTGTGGCAGAACAATTGCCAGATTACCAAATTGAGTGGCTGGGTGTTCCGAATCGACTAGAAAAACAGCTGGTTCCTTCTCAGTATCCTCTGAATACGATCGCTCTGGAAGGATTCCAGCAACGTTTTGGTTTGGGTACGCTGCGAATTGTGGCTCGTTTCGCCAATTCTATTCTTGTTTGTAGGAAACTGCTAAAACAGGGAAATTTTAACGGCGTTTTTACTACGGGTGGGTATATTGCGGCACCGGCGATTATTGCGGCGCGATCGCTCGGTTTGCCTGCCATTCTCCACGAAGCTAATGCTTTGCCTGGAAAAGTGACTCGATTTTTGAGTCCTTTATGCAGCACTGTGGCTGTGGGGTTTGAAGTGGCGGCGAAATACTTAAAACGCGCTAAGACAATTTATACTAATACGCCCGTGCGATCGCAATTCCTTTCGCCGCAAAAGCTAGATCTGCCGATTCCGGAGAACGTCCCTCTAATTGTAGTGTTTGGTGGCTCTCAGGGTGCAGTTGCACTTAACCAGCTGGTGCGGGAATGCGCTAGTACTTGGTTTGATGCTGGTGCTTGGGTTGTCCACCAAACGGGAGATAAAGATCCAGATGCCGCGACGCTTGAGCATCCGCAGTATATCCAAGTGCCATTTTATGACAATATGGCTGGACTGCTGCAACGCGCTAATTTAGCAATTAGTCGCGCTGGTGCCGGTTCGCTGACAGAATTGGCGGTAACGGGAACGCCTGCAATTTTGATTCCTTATCCTTTTGCGGCAGAAGATCATCAATTTTTCAATGCGTCTGTGTTTAAAGATGCAGGTGCGGGATTGATATTTCGGCAATCGGAACTTACGGCAGAGGTGTTGAAAGGGGAGGTTTTGAGTTTGTTGCAAGCACCGGATAAATTGCAAAAAATGGCCGATGCTGCTGCTAGTTTGGCAGTAAAAGATAGTGCCGATCGCTTGGCAAATTTAGTGCGGCAATTGATTAATTAG
- a CDS encoding low temperature requirement protein A, which yields MTKGFWQPPRLRTLEEEEEERRATWLELFYDLVFVAAIAEVAHYLDGHLSVSGFLCYVLLFVPIWWSWVGATFYATRFDTDDLGHRLLTLLQMVAIAVLAVNVHHGLNENSDGFALSYITVRGILIVQYLIAGYHVAIARNLTNWYARGFSLAVAIWLLSIFVPPPWRFALWILALIIDFGTPLTAGKLVAKIPPSFSHVPERVGLFTIIVLGEAVISVVRAVAQLQWGILSAGVALLAMSIAFSLWWIYFDSVDGSPLRGMAAGKMGISLTWLYSHLPLAIGIAATGVGVEHIIVSSKKAIALPSPERWLICGAVAICLISLAVIHLITCIVGTKHRGKILAAYRIGSAAFILILAIGGINLSPIVLMVLVALACALQVVLDLLANRQSLPQANS from the coding sequence ATGACAAAAGGTTTTTGGCAACCTCCCCGCCTGCGTACTCTTGAAGAAGAGGAAGAGGAACGCCGCGCTACTTGGCTGGAATTATTTTACGATCTAGTCTTTGTAGCAGCGATCGCAGAAGTAGCGCATTATTTGGACGGACACCTTTCCGTATCGGGCTTTTTGTGCTATGTGCTGCTATTCGTGCCAATTTGGTGGTCTTGGGTGGGGGCAACTTTTTACGCCACTCGCTTCGACACCGACGACTTAGGACACCGACTGCTGACACTGCTGCAAATGGTAGCGATCGCAGTTTTAGCAGTCAACGTCCATCACGGCTTAAACGAAAATTCAGATGGCTTTGCTTTATCCTACATAACCGTGAGAGGTATTTTGATTGTCCAGTATCTCATCGCTGGATACCATGTCGCCATCGCCCGTAATTTGACAAATTGGTACGCCAGAGGCTTTTCACTCGCCGTTGCAATTTGGCTGCTGTCAATTTTTGTTCCACCTCCTTGGCGATTTGCACTTTGGATATTGGCACTAATTATCGATTTCGGTACCCCTCTAACAGCAGGAAAATTAGTTGCCAAAATACCCCCTTCATTTTCCCACGTACCCGAAAGAGTCGGGCTATTTACTATCATTGTCTTGGGTGAAGCAGTCATAAGTGTAGTCAGAGCAGTCGCCCAATTGCAATGGGGTATTTTATCTGCTGGCGTCGCTTTGCTGGCTATGAGTATCGCTTTTAGCTTGTGGTGGATTTACTTTGACAGCGTTGATGGTTCTCCCCTGCGAGGAATGGCAGCTGGCAAAATGGGGATCAGTCTAACATGGCTTTATTCTCATTTACCCCTGGCGATCGGCATTGCAGCGACTGGTGTCGGAGTAGAACACATCATTGTATCTAGCAAAAAAGCGATCGCACTACCATCTCCGGAACGATGGCTGATCTGCGGTGCTGTCGCAATTTGCTTAATTTCCCTTGCCGTCATCCACCTGATTACCTGTATTGTGGGAACAAAGCATCGGGGTAAAATTTTAGCCGCCTATCGCATCGGATCTGCCGCTTTTATTTTAATTCTCGCGATCGGTGGCATAAATCTTTCACCAATTGTATTGATGGTGTTAGTTGCTTTAGCTTGCGCTTTACAAGTTGTTCTCGATCTCCTGGCAAACCGTCAATCTCTACCTCAAGCAAATAGCTGA
- a CDS encoding CHASE domain-containing protein — protein MALPKKRHYTPALLMLCAGIFLSLVASLTVGKWETENQKAQFKNQADKLATALQQSIDTNLGMLQATGKLYAASGKVDRQEFKIFVEDFLAKYPSILGFNWSQRVLAGERQAFEQAVQTEGYPNFQITESGDQGQMVRAGERPEYFPITYVSSSNRQNPAIGFDLASDPIRRAALEKARDTATMSSTGRIKIFTTRKLGFLTFQPVYRNGTSVNNLQSRRENFEGVVTAVFEIADIVKVALPGLELDRFNFYLFDETAPASDRFLAFYQSKNREIVTDTSHEVPIKIADKSLCWNNFVFCSRSLKFADRQWSIAIVPAPGYIAIKSYWRTGLTLASSLLLTIFLTIYIMMSLRYTFQVEYLVQERTAQAKQLGETLQKLQQNMEMLDLANDSIIIRYLDDKIIYWNQGYERLYGWSKAESLGNYIHSLLQTIFPQPLEEIMALLLQDGYWEGELIHTKRNGEEITVASRWTLQKDEFGQIFAMLEINNDITDRKQALDALRESELREREKAEQLQQTLDALQKAQVQLIQTEKMSSLGQLVAGVAHEINNPVNFIYGNLTHIDEYVQVLLELVRLYQQHYPHPDREIQEHIEDSDIDFLVEDLPKILASMKMGADRIRQIVLSLRNFSRFDEADMKEVDIHEGIDNTLLILQNRLKAKPEHPAIEVIKEYGKLPLVECYAGQLNQVFMNIIANAIDALDSYNAQRSKAEIKSYPSRIKITTTIVDYPQRVIIKIADNGPGMTPEVKKRLFDPFFTTKPVGKGTGLGLSIGYQIVVEKHGGVLRCESEPGKGAEFWIEIPVL, from the coding sequence ATGGCTTTACCTAAAAAGCGCCATTACACTCCAGCGTTGCTGATGCTGTGCGCGGGTATTTTTTTATCCCTTGTCGCTAGCCTAACTGTGGGGAAATGGGAAACAGAAAACCAAAAAGCTCAGTTTAAAAACCAAGCAGACAAGCTGGCAACTGCCTTGCAGCAAAGTATAGACACCAATTTGGGAATGCTGCAAGCAACTGGCAAGTTGTATGCAGCATCTGGAAAAGTCGATCGGCAGGAATTTAAAATTTTTGTGGAAGATTTCCTGGCAAAGTATCCCAGCATCCTGGGATTTAATTGGTCGCAGCGGGTATTGGCAGGCGAACGACAAGCTTTCGAGCAAGCAGTGCAAACGGAAGGTTATCCCAACTTCCAGATTACAGAAAGCGGAGACCAAGGCCAGATGGTCAGAGCGGGAGAGCGCCCAGAATATTTCCCCATCACCTATGTAAGTTCCTCAAATAGGCAGAATCCAGCCATCGGCTTCGATCTAGCTTCCGATCCCATACGTCGCGCTGCTTTGGAAAAGGCACGCGATACAGCAACGATGAGTAGTACCGGACGAATTAAAATCTTTACAACCAGAAAACTCGGCTTTTTAACATTTCAACCAGTCTACCGGAATGGTACTTCTGTTAACAACCTGCAATCTCGTCGGGAAAACTTTGAAGGAGTTGTTACTGCTGTTTTTGAAATAGCTGATATTGTCAAAGTTGCTTTACCGGGATTAGAGTTAGATCGCTTCAATTTTTATCTTTTTGATGAGACGGCTCCTGCTAGCGATCGCTTCCTAGCATTTTACCAATCAAAAAATCGAGAAATCGTCACAGATACCAGCCACGAAGTACCTATAAAGATTGCTGATAAATCGCTTTGCTGGAATAACTTTGTTTTCTGTAGCCGTAGCCTCAAATTTGCCGATCGTCAGTGGTCGATCGCGATCGTTCCAGCACCGGGATATATTGCCATCAAGAGTTACTGGAGAACGGGATTAACTTTGGCGAGCAGTTTACTGTTAACTATATTTTTAACAATTTATATAATGATGTCCTTGCGTTATACCTTCCAGGTCGAATATCTCGTACAGGAACGTACAGCACAAGCCAAACAATTGGGCGAAACCCTACAAAAGTTGCAGCAAAATATGGAAATGCTGGATCTAGCTAATGACAGCATTATAATTCGATATCTTGACGATAAAATTATTTATTGGAATCAAGGTTACGAACGGTTATATGGTTGGTCAAAAGCTGAGTCTTTGGGTAACTATATTCATTCATTATTGCAAACAATTTTTCCGCAACCTCTGGAAGAAATTATGGCTTTATTGCTACAGGACGGTTATTGGGAGGGCGAGTTAATTCACACTAAACGAAATGGGGAAGAAATCACCGTTGCCAGTCGTTGGACTTTACAAAAAGATGAATTTGGCCAAATCTTTGCCATGTTAGAAATTAATAACGATATTACCGATCGCAAACAAGCTCTTGATGCCTTGCGCGAATCAGAACTGCGGGAACGCGAGAAAGCCGAACAGCTACAGCAAACACTAGACGCACTCCAAAAAGCTCAAGTTCAACTCATTCAAACTGAAAAAATGTCGAGTCTCGGTCAATTGGTCGCGGGAGTAGCCCATGAAATTAACAACCCAGTTAACTTTATCTACGGCAACCTAACTCACATTGATGAATACGTGCAAGTTTTGTTGGAACTCGTGCGCTTATACCAACAACATTATCCCCACCCCGATCGGGAAATTCAAGAGCATATTGAAGACAGCGATATAGATTTTCTTGTCGAAGATTTGCCTAAAATACTTGCTTCGATGAAAATGGGTGCCGATCGCATTCGTCAAATTGTCCTGAGCTTGCGGAATTTCTCTCGGTTCGATGAAGCGGATATGAAGGAGGTTGATATTCACGAGGGCATTGATAACACGCTGTTAATATTACAAAATCGTCTGAAAGCGAAACCAGAGCATCCCGCCATTGAAGTGATTAAAGAATATGGCAAACTCCCATTGGTAGAGTGCTATGCCGGACAGCTAAATCAGGTATTTATGAATATCATCGCTAATGCTATTGATGCCTTAGATAGTTATAATGCCCAGCGCTCTAAGGCCGAAATTAAAAGTTACCCCAGTCGGATAAAAATTACTACTACAATTGTAGATTATCCTCAGCGAGTTATCATTAAAATTGCTGATAATGGCCCCGGAATGACGCCTGAAGTAAAAAAACGACTATTTGACCCTTTTTTCACCACTAAGCCTGTCGGAAAAGGTACGGGACTGGGTTTATCGATCGGCTATCAAATTGTGGTGGAAAAGCATGGCGGTGTGCTGCGTTGTGAATCGGAACCGGGAAAAGGTGCAGAATTCTGGATTGAAATTCCCGTGCTTTGA
- a CDS encoding RtcB family protein: MQQPKNFKRLLQALAKQGLDVTYNDRTYSVRLKDSSEFDRQDACPTNTSAKTAEILLPEGFPVEAKALKQLANLAQIRHPAGGFVCKCCATPDFHPGDAGVAIGSIVQTEGMVIPAAVGSDINCGMRLHVADLSLEKFLQKRDRFVQLMKGDYFFGTRDVAMTAKTSRALFQYGIPGWLDAMLDAPTGSIVKSNLHQLADEIDRVYLGGSMNGDWKWAPEELVPDTGIVRDGGLATIGGGNHFVEIQVVEEIEDKATAFVWGVRQGQLAFTIHSGSRNVGKYIGGMWRDRAQSAWPKHLKYPDYRLFPLSVTANPNLVREYLQAEATAANYGFINRLLLAELLRLRLREVYGDLAAPLVYDLPHNITLFEGNRWVIRKGACPAHPQQPVIIPGSMGTTSYLLIGKGNSEFLSSASHGAGRVRSRFDLNREGADKSEEALGLTGVDCITLREERRIEEAPAAYKPIQPVIDVQIAAGLVGVVARLKPVLTFKA; encoded by the coding sequence ATGCAGCAGCCGAAAAATTTCAAACGCCTCCTTCAAGCTTTGGCTAAACAGGGGCTAGATGTAACTTACAACGATCGCACTTACTCTGTTCGCCTCAAGGATTCCTCTGAGTTTGACAGGCAAGATGCCTGTCCTACAAATACCTCTGCCAAAACTGCGGAAATCCTTCTCCCGGAAGGTTTTCCTGTAGAAGCAAAAGCACTCAAGCAGTTAGCAAATCTGGCACAAATTCGCCATCCCGCAGGCGGTTTTGTGTGCAAGTGCTGTGCAACGCCAGACTTTCATCCCGGTGATGCTGGAGTTGCTATAGGCTCGATCGTGCAAACAGAAGGGATGGTTATTCCCGCTGCTGTCGGTTCTGATATCAACTGCGGAATGCGATTGCACGTTGCGGATTTGTCGCTGGAGAAGTTCCTGCAAAAACGCGATCGCTTTGTGCAATTGATGAAAGGCGATTACTTCTTCGGTACTCGCGATGTCGCCATGACAGCTAAAACCAGTCGCGCTCTTTTTCAGTACGGAATTCCGGGTTGGTTGGATGCGATGTTGGATGCGCCTACGGGTAGCATCGTTAAGTCAAATTTACATCAATTGGCGGATGAAATTGACCGGGTATATTTGGGCGGTTCGATGAATGGTGACTGGAAATGGGCACCAGAAGAACTCGTTCCCGACACCGGAATCGTGCGCGATGGTGGATTGGCTACCATTGGAGGAGGCAACCATTTTGTCGAAATTCAGGTAGTAGAAGAAATCGAAGACAAGGCGACTGCTTTCGTTTGGGGTGTGCGTCAAGGACAACTCGCTTTTACGATCCATTCCGGTTCTCGCAATGTGGGCAAATATATTGGGGGAATGTGGCGCGATCGCGCACAATCTGCATGGCCAAAACATCTCAAATATCCCGATTATCGCCTTTTTCCTCTTTCCGTAACAGCCAATCCCAACCTAGTCAGGGAATATCTGCAAGCAGAAGCAACTGCTGCCAATTACGGTTTTATCAATCGTCTTTTATTGGCAGAATTATTGCGTTTGCGATTGCGGGAAGTTTATGGAGATTTGGCAGCACCTTTAGTTTACGATTTACCTCACAATATTACTCTTTTTGAAGGTAATCGTTGGGTAATTCGTAAAGGTGCTTGTCCCGCGCATCCGCAACAACCAGTAATTATTCCCGGTTCGATGGGAACAACTTCTTATCTGCTGATTGGGAAAGGAAATTCTGAATTTCTTTCTTCTGCTTCTCATGGTGCGGGAAGAGTGCGATCGCGTTTCGATCTCAATCGTGAAGGTGCAGATAAAAGTGAGGAGGCTTTGGGTTTAACTGGTGTAGATTGCATCACTCTGCGGGAGGAACGCAGAATCGAAGAAGCACCCGCAGCTTATAAGCCAATTCAGCCAGTAATTGATGTTCAAATTGCAGCTGGTTTGGTTGGTGTAGTGGCGCGTCTGAAACCCGTGTTGACTTTTAAAGCGTAG
- a CDS encoding type II toxin-antitoxin system VapC family toxin gives MIVLDTHIWVWWIHSDARLTEDHLGWINEYEADGLGISIISCWEVAKLVEYNRLRLPCSIEEWFEQALAYPGICLLDLTWRIALDSTQLPGSFHRDPADQIIVATARSYDCSLLTADEKILNYPHVKTLKKKP, from the coding sequence ATGATAGTTCTAGACACACATATTTGGGTTTGGTGGATTCATAGCGATGCTCGATTAACAGAAGATCATCTCGGATGGATAAATGAATATGAGGCTGATGGTCTTGGTATCAGCATCATTTCCTGCTGGGAAGTTGCGAAGTTGGTGGAATACAACCGACTAAGATTACCTTGTTCAATTGAAGAGTGGTTTGAGCAAGCTTTGGCGTACCCCGGTATTTGCCTGCTAGACCTTACATGGCGTATTGCCTTGGATTCAACGCAGTTACCCGGTAGTTTTCATCGCGATCCAGCCGATCAAATAATTGTTGCTACTGCGAGAAGTTACGACTGCTCATTGTTGACCGCAGACGAAAAGATTCTCAATTATCCTCATGTGAAAACTTTGAAAAAGAAACCATGA
- the fusA gene encoding elongation factor G: MIPLKNIRNIGISAHIDSGKTTLSERILFYTGRIHKIEEVRGNGDGATMDFMELERQKGITITSAATTCIWNDTQINLIDTPGHVDFTIEVERALRVLDGAIMVLCAVAGVQSQSITVDRQMKRYRVPRIAFINKMDRLGADPFRVVQALKDKLNLNALLLQYPIGSEDKFAGVIDLIEMTANYFEGEKGEDRVVRPIPENLQAEATIAREKMLDRLSMFSEQMMAKLLMEEEVPQEMIWETIRQATLSLELTPVLLGSAFKNKGVQNLLDAVTLYLPSPIDREVVKAFDVKTEEKINVYADRDGPVVALAFKIADDEQSGQLTYTRIYSGTLRKGERIRNTRTNKSISVGRFVRMHADKRENIEVAATGDIVALVGVDCASGDTFCSEGINVSLEGMFVPDPVITLAVTPKHKEDSDRVSKALNRFMREDPTFRVSIDAESKETLISGMGELHLEIYIERIKREYKAEVYVGDPAVAYRETISQTGTFDYLLRKQTGGSGQFAHVIGKIEPCQETFAFESKVVGGAIPKEFIPACEKGFRDAINSGLLIGYPVTGVKVILEHGSYHREDSSELAFRSAAHFAFEQAFRKAHPIILEPIMLVEVETPNEYLGRVQGDISSRRGLLLGSETMQGYSVIRAEVPLKEMFGYSTDLRSNTSGQASFAMEFAEYRQVPASLQQQLVAHGAR, encoded by the coding sequence ATGATTCCCCTCAAAAACATACGCAACATCGGAATTTCTGCTCACATCGATTCTGGTAAGACAACTTTATCGGAGCGCATCCTTTTCTACACTGGCAGAATCCACAAAATTGAGGAGGTGCGTGGCAACGGAGATGGTGCCACGATGGACTTTATGGAGCTAGAGCGTCAGAAGGGTATTACGATTACTTCTGCCGCTACAACTTGCATTTGGAACGATACCCAAATCAACTTGATCGATACTCCGGGTCACGTAGATTTCACCATAGAAGTTGAGCGTGCTTTGCGCGTTCTCGATGGTGCAATTATGGTGCTTTGTGCTGTTGCTGGCGTGCAGTCGCAGTCTATTACGGTAGACCGACAAATGAAACGCTATCGAGTACCGCGCATTGCTTTTATTAACAAAATGGATCGTTTGGGTGCAGATCCATTTCGCGTTGTCCAAGCGCTGAAAGATAAGCTGAATTTGAATGCTTTACTGCTTCAGTATCCCATTGGCAGCGAGGATAAGTTTGCTGGTGTCATCGATTTAATTGAGATGACGGCGAACTATTTTGAAGGAGAAAAAGGAGAAGATAGAGTTGTTCGACCTATTCCCGAAAACCTGCAAGCAGAAGCGACAATAGCTAGGGAAAAAATGCTCGATCGCCTTTCCATGTTTTCCGAACAAATGATGGCGAAACTGCTGATGGAGGAAGAAGTTCCTCAAGAGATGATTTGGGAAACGATTCGACAGGCAACATTAAGTCTTGAGCTAACACCCGTTTTGTTAGGTTCTGCCTTCAAAAACAAAGGCGTGCAGAATTTGCTGGATGCTGTAACTCTCTACTTGCCATCACCGATCGATCGGGAAGTAGTGAAAGCGTTTGATGTCAAAACAGAGGAAAAAATCAATGTTTACGCTGACAGAGATGGGCCTGTTGTGGCGCTAGCTTTCAAAATTGCCGATGACGAACAATCGGGACAATTAACTTACACGCGCATCTATTCCGGAACGCTGCGGAAGGGAGAACGCATCCGCAATACCCGCACGAACAAATCCATTTCTGTAGGACGGTTTGTGCGAATGCACGCCGACAAACGCGAAAATATCGAAGTTGCCGCAACGGGTGATATCGTAGCATTAGTTGGTGTTGATTGCGCTTCTGGCGATACCTTCTGTTCGGAAGGAATAAATGTTTCTTTAGAAGGGATGTTTGTTCCCGATCCGGTGATTACTTTGGCAGTTACGCCGAAGCACAAAGAAGATAGCGATCGCGTCTCGAAAGCACTCAACCGTTTTATGCGCGAAGATCCGACTTTCCGCGTCAGCATCGATGCGGAATCTAAGGAAACTTTGATTTCGGGAATGGGTGAATTGCACCTAGAAATCTACATCGAACGCATCAAGCGGGAATACAAAGCGGAAGTTTATGTTGGCGATCCGGCGGTAGCTTATCGCGAAACGATTTCGCAAACAGGAACTTTCGATTATTTACTGAGAAAGCAGACAGGTGGTTCCGGTCAATTCGCTCATGTAATTGGTAAAATCGAACCTTGCCAAGAAACATTTGCGTTCGAGAGTAAAGTCGTCGGCGGTGCAATTCCGAAAGAATTTATCCCCGCTTGCGAGAAAGGTTTCCGCGATGCAATTAACAGCGGACTTTTAATCGGTTATCCGGTAACTGGGGTAAAGGTAATTCTAGAACACGGTAGTTACCACAGGGAAGATTCTTCGGAATTAGCTTTTCGATCGGCTGCTCATTTTGCCTTTGAGCAAGCATTCCGAAAAGCTCATCCGATTATCCTCGAACCGATTATGCTGGTGGAAGTGGAAACACCAAACGAGTATCTCGGACGAGTGCAGGGAGATATTTCTTCTCGTCGCGGTTTGTTGTTAGGTTCGGAGACAATGCAAGGATATTCTGTTATCCGTGCAGAAGTTCCGCTGAAGGAAATGTTCGGTTATTCGACAGATTTGCGATCGAACACTTCCGGACAAGCTAGCTTCGCAATGGAGTTTGCAGAATATCGGCAAGTTCCAGCTAGTTTGCAACAGCAACTGGTTGCACATGGCGCGAGATGA
- a CDS encoding RNA ligase family protein → MDMVENNLTSWDFISYDKIPETPKQWNLTESNYRAFKKTDWVVTEKIHGANFAIVTDGENVRFAKRKEFLPPNEDFFGFKSLESQLVDRVKEIFRIIQVENSESAIVFVYGELFGGEYPHPEVSPVPNVQAVQTGIYYSPKIEYCAFDIAVGEFGNPSARNYMDYHKAIKICDRVGMMCAQPLFVGKYESAITYNIEFDSTIPALLGLPKLRSQNKAEGVVIKPIQSIYLQTPKGIIRPILKRKIAEFAEDSRFHQARKWNHQINATTNQTLSLETELEQEILALITENRLNNAISKIGRLDGREIKNKQMLLQSFINDVLESFNEDYADIFNTINDREKQKIIEKLNREAQRLVDNYFRK, encoded by the coding sequence ATGGATATGGTTGAGAATAATTTAACGAGTTGGGATTTTATCAGCTATGACAAAATTCCTGAGACTCCAAAACAATGGAATCTCACGGAATCGAATTATCGAGCTTTTAAGAAAACCGATTGGGTGGTAACAGAAAAGATTCACGGCGCTAATTTTGCGATCGTCACCGATGGCGAGAATGTTCGCTTTGCCAAAAGGAAAGAATTTTTGCCGCCAAATGAAGATTTTTTTGGCTTTAAATCCCTGGAAAGTCAATTAGTCGATCGAGTTAAAGAAATTTTCAGGATTATCCAGGTAGAAAATTCGGAATCGGCGATCGTTTTTGTTTATGGTGAACTATTCGGTGGAGAATATCCTCACCCAGAAGTTTCTCCCGTTCCCAACGTGCAAGCAGTTCAAACTGGCATTTATTATTCCCCCAAAATTGAATACTGTGCTTTCGATATTGCTGTTGGAGAATTTGGCAATCCATCTGCACGCAATTACATGGATTATCATAAAGCAATTAAAATTTGCGATCGCGTAGGGATGATGTGCGCTCAACCGTTGTTTGTTGGCAAATACGAGTCAGCCATTACCTATAATATAGAATTCGATTCTACTATACCTGCCTTGTTAGGATTACCCAAGTTACGATCGCAAAACAAGGCAGAAGGTGTGGTGATTAAACCTATCCAATCAATTTATTTGCAAACTCCGAAAGGAATAATTCGACCGATACTGAAGAGAAAGATAGCAGAATTCGCCGAAGATAGCCGATTTCACCAAGCAAGAAAATGGAATCATCAGATAAACGCAACTACCAACCAAACGTTGAGTTTAGAAACTGAATTAGAGCAGGAAATACTGGCACTGATAACGGAAAACAGGTTGAATAATGCCATCTCAAAAATTGGTAGACTTGACGGACGCGAAATAAAAAATAAACAGATGCTTCTGCAATCGTTTATAAATGATGTCCTGGAAAGCTTCAATGAAGATTATGCAGACATTTTCAACACTATTAACGACCGAGAAAAACAAAAAATCATAGAAAAATTAAATCGAGAGGCGCAAAGATTGGTTGATAATTACTTTCGTAAATAA